The following proteins are co-located in the Pseudomonas fluorescens genome:
- a CDS encoding aminotransferase-like domain-containing protein: MPRARYKSLVDTFAEDIRSGVLPPGTRLPTHRQLAADHRLALVTASRVYAELEAMGLVSGETGRGTFVREIALPPGQGSGQMSVATGMLDLNFNYPSLPGQAELLRTALRQLALSGDLEALLRYQPHAGRLHERAAIARHLVSRGLAVEAEQVLVVSGAQHGLAVAMMALLKPGDVIAVDALTYSGFKVLAETLHLEIVAIAVTAHGPDLEALQRLCRQRPVRAVYSMPTLHNPLGWVMSLEQRTQLVAIARQHHLMVIEDAAYAYLAEDAPPPLAALAPERTVYVGGFSKSVATGLRVGFVAAPAAWVKAIERTIMATTWNVPGVMSAIAVAWIEDGTVARLEAQKRQDAQARQALAAQVLAGVDYISHPSSYFLWLPLQEEARADQVAMTLQREGISVSTAEPFAVSACVPHALRLALGSVDMAALRTAMVRVRRVVQW; this comes from the coding sequence ATGCCGCGCGCCCGCTATAAGTCGCTGGTCGACACCTTCGCCGAGGACATCCGCAGCGGGGTTTTGCCGCCCGGCACGCGCCTGCCCACCCACCGGCAACTGGCCGCCGACCACCGCCTGGCACTGGTGACCGCGAGCCGGGTGTACGCCGAACTTGAGGCCATGGGCCTGGTCAGCGGTGAAACCGGCCGTGGCACGTTTGTCCGCGAGATCGCGTTGCCGCCAGGGCAGGGCAGTGGGCAGATGAGCGTTGCGACGGGGATGCTCGACCTTAACTTCAACTACCCGTCGCTGCCGGGGCAGGCGGAGCTGTTGCGCACGGCCTTGCGCCAATTGGCGTTGTCGGGCGATCTGGAAGCGTTGCTGCGTTACCAGCCCCATGCCGGCCGTTTGCACGAGCGCGCCGCCATCGCCCGCCATCTGGTGAGCCGAGGGTTGGCGGTGGAGGCCGAGCAGGTGCTGGTGGTCAGCGGGGCCCAGCACGGTTTGGCGGTGGCGATGATGGCGTTGCTCAAGCCAGGGGATGTGATCGCCGTCGACGCGTTGACGTATTCGGGGTTCAAGGTGCTGGCGGAAACCTTGCACCTGGAAATCGTCGCCATCGCGGTCACTGCCCACGGCCCGGACCTGGAGGCTTTGCAACGCCTGTGTCGCCAGCGGCCGGTGCGCGCCGTGTACAGCATGCCGACCCTGCATAACCCGTTGGGTTGGGTGATGAGCCTGGAGCAACGAACACAACTGGTGGCCATCGCCCGCCAGCACCATCTGATGGTGATTGAGGATGCGGCCTACGCCTACCTGGCCGAGGACGCACCGCCGCCACTGGCAGCCCTGGCGCCGGAACGCACGGTGTACGTCGGCGGTTTTTCCAAGAGCGTCGCCACCGGCTTGCGCGTCGGTTTTGTTGCGGCGCCTGCGGCATGGGTAAAGGCGATTGAACGCACCATCATGGCCACCACCTGGAACGTGCCCGGGGTGATGAGCGCGATTGCCGTCGCCTGGATCGAGGACGGCACCGTCGCCCGCCTGGAAGCGCAAAAGCGCCAGGATGCCCAGGCACGACAAGCCCTGGCCGCGCAGGTGTTGGCCGGGGTGGATTACATCAGCCACCCCTCGTCGTATTTTTTGTGGTTGCCGCTGCAAGAAGAGGCGCGGGCCGATCAGGTTGCCATGACCCTGCAACGCGAGGGCATTTCGGTGTCCACCGCCGAGCCGTTTGCCGTCTCGGCGTGTGTACCGCATGCGCTGCGCCTGGCACTGGGCTCGGTGGACATGGCGGCGCTACGCACGGCAATGGTGCGCGTGCGCAGGGTGGTGCAGTGGTGA
- a CDS encoding DMT family transporter — protein sequence MERTSALNPLDSSTQGWINGFIGVVIFSGSLPATRLAVMEFDPVFLTMLRATLAAVLGLCLLRLFQAKRPARHQWLPLVIVSLGVVVGFPLLTALALQYVTSAHSIVFIGLLPLATAVFGVLRGGERPRPVFWLFSSLGSLLVMGYAVAQGLSAAPAGDVLMLLAVLACGLGYAEGAKLSRSLGGWQVICWALVVSLPVVAPLSLMLAPSTLAGISLPAWLSLGYVALFSMLIGFVFWYRGLAQGGIAAVGQLQLLQPFFGLALAAGLLHEQVSLGMVLVTVAVIGCVAGAKRFAR from the coding sequence ATGGAACGTACCTCAGCGCTCAACCCCCTCGACAGCAGCACCCAAGGGTGGATCAACGGTTTTATCGGCGTCGTGATTTTCAGCGGTTCATTGCCGGCCACACGCTTGGCGGTGATGGAATTCGACCCGGTGTTCCTGACCATGCTCCGCGCCACCCTCGCCGCCGTGCTGGGTTTATGCCTGCTGCGGCTGTTCCAGGCGAAGCGCCCCGCGCGTCATCAATGGCTGCCCCTGGTAATCGTGTCGCTCGGCGTTGTGGTCGGCTTTCCCTTGCTCACCGCGCTGGCCTTGCAATACGTCACTTCCGCCCATTCGATTGTGTTTATCGGCTTACTGCCGCTCGCCACGGCAGTGTTTGGCGTGCTGCGCGGCGGCGAGCGTCCGCGCCCGGTGTTCTGGTTATTTTCGAGCCTGGGCAGCCTGCTGGTGATGGGCTACGCCGTGGCCCAAGGCTTGAGCGCCGCCCCTGCCGGTGACGTGCTGATGCTGTTGGCGGTGTTGGCCTGCGGCCTGGGTTACGCCGAAGGCGCCAAGCTCTCGCGCAGCCTGGGTGGCTGGCAGGTAATCTGCTGGGCGTTGGTGGTGTCGCTGCCGGTGGTGGCGCCCTTGAGCCTGATGCTGGCGCCGTCGACCCTGGCCGGGATCAGCCTGCCGGCCTGGCTGAGCCTGGGTTATGTGGCACTGTTCAGCATGCTGATCGGTTTTGTGTTCTGGTATCGCGGCCTGGCCCAAGGCGGCATTGCCGCCGTCGGCCAGTTGCAGTTGCTGCAACCGTTCTTCGGGCTGGCACTCGCGGCGGGCCTGCTGCATGAACAGGTCAGCCTGGGCATGGTGCTGGTGACGGTCGCGGTGATCGGCTGCGTGGCCGGCGCGAAGCGGTTCGCCCGTTAA
- a CDS encoding YceI family protein: protein MKRRTHPVVMLALVVGWFSNAQAVEYKDVNRTASQISFTFQQFGQRVYGTFSDFEGTLTFDTQKPEAAHALLKIQLASIDAGSQDANTRLQQPAWFDTATYPVGVYESNGARALGDNRYRITGNLTIKGITRPVNIEVVLKEQSGIGVFDGEFILNRDDFNIGEGEWAGNSVVSNGINIKFKMVAPQR, encoded by the coding sequence ATGAAGCGTCGAACGCACCCGGTCGTCATGCTGGCTCTGGTTGTGGGTTGGTTTTCCAATGCCCAGGCCGTGGAGTACAAAGACGTCAACCGCACGGCCAGCCAGATCAGCTTCACCTTCCAGCAATTCGGGCAGCGGGTGTACGGCACCTTCAGCGACTTCGAGGGCACCTTGACCTTCGACACGCAAAAGCCCGAGGCGGCGCACGCATTGCTGAAGATCCAGCTCGCCAGTATCGATGCCGGCAGCCAGGACGCCAACACCCGGTTGCAGCAACCGGCGTGGTTCGACACCGCAACCTATCCGGTGGGCGTGTATGAATCCAACGGTGCCCGCGCGCTGGGCGACAACCGCTACAGGATCACCGGCAACCTGACGATCAAGGGCATTACGCGGCCGGTCAATATTGAGGTCGTGCTCAAGGAGCAAAGCGGTATCGGCGTGTTCGACGGTGAGTTCATCCTCAACCGCGATGACTTCAACATTGGTGAGGGCGAGTGGGCTGGTAATAGCGTGGTGTCCAACGGCATCAACATCAAATTCAAGATGGTCGCGCCACAACGTTAG
- a CDS encoding PaaI family thioesterase, which produces MHTPSLQDTTAPEGICYGCGGSNPHGLHIKSRWDTDGVHVIAEHQPDAKYSGWPDLVYGGLIAMLVDCHSNWTAMAYHYRAEQRAPGSLPRIDCVTGNLGIKFIKPTPMGVTLSLRARVEGDVGRKSRVVCEVYAGDVLTAVGDSVFVRVDTGQLAAAAHGRDS; this is translated from the coding sequence ATGCACACCCCTTCTCTGCAGGACACCACCGCCCCCGAAGGCATTTGCTACGGCTGCGGCGGCAGCAACCCGCACGGCCTGCACATCAAAAGCCGCTGGGACACCGATGGCGTCCATGTAATTGCCGAGCATCAGCCGGACGCCAAATACAGCGGCTGGCCCGACCTGGTCTACGGCGGCCTGATCGCCATGCTGGTCGACTGCCATTCCAACTGGACCGCCATGGCCTACCACTACCGCGCCGAACAACGCGCGCCCGGCAGCCTGCCGCGCATCGACTGCGTGACCGGCAACCTGGGGATCAAATTCATCAAGCCGACGCCGATGGGCGTAACGCTGAGCCTGCGCGCACGGGTCGAAGGTGACGTGGGGCGTAAAAGCCGCGTGGTCTGCGAGGTGTACGCCGGTGACGTGCTCACCGCCGTCGGCGACTCGGTGTTCGTGCGCGTCGACACCGGGCAACTGGCCGCCGCCGCCCATGGCCGCGACAGTTGA
- the yghX gene encoding YghX family hydrolase, whose translation MTRLTAKDFAPELLELYDGYAHGKLNRREFLDRAALFTFGGLTASALLAALSPNYALAEQVKFTDPDIVADYITYPSPKGNGTVRGYLVRPAKASGKLPAVVVVHENRGLNPYIEDVARRLAKAGFIALAPDGLTSVGGYPGNDEKGVELQQKVDPTKLMNDFFAAIEWLMHHDSSTGKVGITGFCYGGGVTNAAAVAYPELGAAVSFYGRQPEAKDVPRIKAPIMLHYGELDTRINEGWPAYEKALKAAGTSYEAYIYKGANHGFHNDSTPRYDEAAANLAWERTLGWFHKYLA comes from the coding sequence ATGACTCGTCTCACCGCGAAAGACTTTGCCCCCGAACTGCTGGAACTCTATGACGGCTACGCCCACGGCAAGCTCAACCGCCGCGAATTTCTCGACCGCGCCGCGCTGTTCACCTTCGGCGGCCTCACCGCCTCGGCGCTGCTGGCGGCCCTGAGCCCCAACTATGCGCTGGCCGAACAGGTCAAATTTACCGACCCGGACATCGTCGCCGACTACATCACCTACCCCTCGCCCAAAGGCAACGGCACCGTGCGCGGCTACCTCGTACGCCCGGCCAAGGCCAGCGGCAAACTGCCCGCCGTGGTGGTGGTGCACGAAAACCGCGGCTTGAACCCCTACATCGAAGACGTCGCCCGGCGCCTGGCCAAAGCCGGCTTCATCGCCCTGGCACCCGACGGCCTCACCTCCGTGGGCGGCTACCCCGGCAACGATGAAAAAGGCGTGGAACTGCAACAAAAAGTCGACCCCACCAAACTCATGAACGACTTCTTCGCCGCCATCGAATGGCTGATGCACCACGACAGCAGCACCGGCAAAGTCGGGATTACCGGCTTCTGTTATGGCGGCGGCGTGACCAATGCGGCGGCGGTGGCGTATCCCGAACTGGGTGCGGCAGTGTCGTTCTATGGGCGCCAACCTGAGGCCAAGGACGTGCCACGCATAAAAGCACCGATCATGCTGCATTACGGCGAGTTGGACACGCGGATCAACGAGGGCTGGCCGGCGTATGAGAAAGCGCTGAAGGCCGCAGGCACGTCCTATGAGGCGTATATCTACAAAGGCGCCAATCATGGGTTTCATAATGATTCAACGCCACGGTATGACGAGGCGGCGGCGAATCTGGCGTGGGAAAGAACCCTAGGCTGGTTCCACAAATACCTGGCCTGA
- a CDS encoding contact-dependent growth inhibition system immunity protein, whose product MTFRELERLTQISWLPEDSPSSLTEWYLLVCDTPLDHLSIGDVCRAIRQNLFVDELLPFAVILLHDDVLAGERYDGELLAALASVSAECWQRNASAAQKAVCALAEVKNLSQDPELLKDASTLMGALGI is encoded by the coding sequence ATGACGTTTCGTGAGTTGGAAAGACTTACTCAAATTAGTTGGTTACCAGAAGACAGCCCGTCGTCTTTGACCGAATGGTATCTTTTGGTATGTGATACTCCACTAGATCACTTAAGTATAGGAGATGTATGCCGCGCAATTAGGCAAAATCTTTTTGTTGATGAGCTATTACCCTTTGCTGTGATATTACTACATGATGATGTGTTGGCAGGAGAGAGATACGACGGCGAGCTGCTTGCAGCTCTTGCAAGTGTGAGTGCAGAGTGTTGGCAGAGAAATGCAAGTGCGGCGCAAAAGGCCGTTTGCGCTTTGGCCGAAGTGAAGAATTTAAGCCAAGATCCCGAGCTGTTAAAGGATGCTTCGACTTTGATGGGAGCGCTTGGCATTTGA
- a CDS encoding DUF2247 family protein encodes MSPLGVLISLGLACWSTIFLGFRKRWIRREDIFEFAMNQLLNGCESERVAIIAGGEYLSDEELLEVVSKQMEMTNLLAEIEKWRLAFLLCIDTSNDSDENKINRLQEVYADFDYPEDMASCSIYSQDGVDPLVAMSRVVEKLRERFLLQ; translated from the coding sequence ATGTCCCCACTTGGTGTATTGATTAGTTTGGGTTTGGCTTGTTGGTCAACCATTTTTTTGGGATTTAGAAAGCGCTGGATAAGGCGAGAAGATATTTTTGAGTTTGCCATGAATCAGCTTTTAAATGGTTGCGAAAGCGAGCGCGTTGCCATCATTGCTGGAGGCGAATATTTAAGCGATGAAGAACTTCTTGAGGTTGTCTCAAAACAAATGGAGATGACGAACCTTCTTGCCGAAATTGAAAAGTGGCGTTTAGCTTTTCTACTTTGTATTGATACGTCGAATGACAGTGACGAAAATAAAATAAATAGACTTCAGGAAGTCTATGCGGACTTTGATTATCCGGAAGATATGGCTTCGTGCAGTATTTACTCTCAGGATGGTGTCGACCCGCTTGTAGCAATGAGCCGAGTTGTGGAAAAACTAAGAGAGAGGTTTTTGCTCCAATAA